The window TACGCGACGACCGAGGCCGAGGAGTGCGAGCGCGCGCTGCGCCACCTCGAGGACACCATCGTCTTCGAGGGCCCGCAGTCCATCGCCGCGATCATCCTGGAGACCGTCGGCGGCGCCCCGGGCGTGCTCGTGCACCCGGACGGCTATCTGCGCGGGGTCCGCGCGCTCTGCGACCGCTACGGCATCGTCTTCGTCCTCGACGAGATCATGGTCGGCTTCGGGCGCACCGGTAAGTGGTTCGCCTCCGAGCACTGGGACGTCACGCCCGACCTGATCTGCTTCGCCAAGGGCGTGACCAGCGGCTACGTACCGCTCGGCGGGGTCGCCATCTCGGCCGCCATCGCCGAGACCTTCGCCCGCCGGCCCTACCCGGGCGGACTGACCTACTCCGGGCACGTGCTCGCCTGCGCGGCCGCCGTCGCGACGATCAACGTGATGGAGGAGGAGGGCATCGTCGAGCAGTCCGCCCGCACCGGCGCGGAGCTGCTCGGCCCCGGCCTGCGCGCGCTCGCCGAACGGCACCCGTCGGTCGGGGAGGTCCGCGGCCTCGGCACCTTCTGGGCCCTGGAACTCGTACGCAGCAAGGAGACGCGCGAGCCGCTGGTCCCGTACAACGCGGCCGGGGCGGACAACGCCCCGATGGCCGAATTCGGGGCCGCGTGCAAGAAGGGCGGGCTCTGGCCGCTCATCGCCGGGAACCGCATCCACGTCGCGCCGCCCTGCAACATCACGCCGCAGGACGTCGCCAAGGGGCTGGCGATCCTCGACGAGGCCCTCTCGGTGGCGGACGCACACACCGTCTGACCAGCGAATCTGTACGGTCGCCCAATCCGTGGGTGCTGGTGTTCGGATGATTCGTGCGGTGGCCGCCACCCCGTACACATGCTGCAATCCGTTGCAGGCCATGACACCAAAACAGGCCAAGCACCTACGGACCGGGATGCACGTCAGTCCCGGGGCGGTCCTTCGCGGAAGGGCCGAACGGCGGGGAGCGGGACGTCCTTGATTCGGGCGGGCGCTGGACGCCGGGCGTACGGGATCCAGACGACCGGACTCCGTGTTCCCGAGACCCGAAGGAAGACAGCATGAGCAAGCACGTCCTGGCCCAGAACCAGTACGGCAAGGCCGAGAACCGCATCGTGAAGGTCACCCGCAAGGGCGGCGACGGTTCCTGGCACGAGATCCGCGACCTCAACGTCTCGGTCGCGCTCCGCGGTGAGTTCCGCGACGTGCACCTCACCGGCGACAACGCCAACTGCCTGCCGACCGACACCACCAAGAACACGGTGTACGCCTTCGGCAAGGAGCACGGCATCGAGTCCCCCGAGGCCTTCGGCATCCTCCTCGCCAAGCACTTCGTCTCCTCCCAGCAGCCGATCCGCGAGGCGCAGATCCGCATCGAGGAGTACGTGTGGGACCGCATCCCGGTCCCGACGCGCAAGGAGCAGCACTCCTTCGTCCGCAAGGGCCAGGAGGTGCGCACCGCGCAGATCACCTACAGCGAGACGACGGGCCTGCAGGTCATCTCGGGTCTGAAGGACCTGACGGTGATGAACTCGACCAACTCCGAGTTCCACGGCTACATCAAGGACAAGTACACGACCCTGCAGGAGGCGTACGACCGCATCCTGGCGACCAAGGTCACCGCGCGCTGGGCGCATTCGGCGCTGGCCGCCGACGACGCCGGGTACGACTGGGACCAGTCGTACAAGAAGGTCCGCAAGAACATGCTGGAAGCCTTCGCGGAGACGTACTCGTACTCGCTGCAGCAGACCCTGAACCAGATGGCCGAGCGCGTGCTCGACAACTGCCCCCGCGTCAACGAGGTGCGGCTGAACCTCCCCAACAAGCACCACTTCCTCGTCGACCTGGAGCCCTTCGGCCTCAAGAACGACAACGAGGTCTACTTCGCGGCGGACCGCATGTACGGCCTGATCGAGGGCACCGTGCACCGTGACGGCGTGCAGCCGGTGATCGCGACGTCCGACTGGATCGTCGCCTAGCCCGAACCTCGGCCTCGTAGACCGTCAGTTCGGCCCGGACCGCGTCGCGGGGTCCGGGCCGCGCTGCTGCCCGGGGCGCGTGTGGGGCTGTGACCCGTTCGGCTGTGACCCGTTCGGCTGCGGCCCGTTCGGTTACTGCCGGTCCTGCTGCGAGCCGTCCTCGGGCTGCCCCACGAGGAGGTTCCAGCGCCCCGCCCGCCCGGTGAGGGTGGTCACCGACTCCGGCCGCACGTCGAGCCGCCAGAACGCCGCCGCGGGCAGGTCCAGGGCGTGCACCACGGCCGCCCGTACGACGGCCTGCTCGACCACGGCCCGGTGCGTGCCCGCGGCCAGACCGGCCAGTTCCGCCCCGACACGCGCGATCAGCGCGCCCACGGACTCCCCGCCCGGCGGCGCGTACCCGGGGTCCGTCAGCCAGGCGTGCACGGCCGCCGGGTCCTCGGCCGCCACCTCGTCCAGGGTGCGCCCCGCCCACTCCCCGGTGTCCAGACCCCGCAGGCCCTCGTACCCGGGGCACGGCCGCGCGTGACCGAAGCACCCCTGGCGGGCTGCTGCGTCCAGTGGGAGCCTTACGAGGTGGACTCGTATCAACGGGGTCTTCATAAGGGGAGCGTAAGCGCGGTAGCGTCACGCACAACACAACTGCATGACGACGGTCGGACGGAAGTACCGGTGAGAATCCGGCACGGTCGCGCCACTGTGAAACCTCCCGGAGGGGGAGGCAAGTCAGACCCGCCACCGTCGTCGCGAGCACCACTGACCGGGACGCGTGTTCCCTCTGGAGGTTCCGCCATGGCCCACTCCGCCGTGCCCACGACGAACGCACCCGCCATTGCCCCGATCTCGCTCTCCGCGCTGGCCCCCTGGGCCGCGTTCGTCGGGATCCTGATGCTGGTCCTGCTCTACTTCGTCGGCGCCGAGCAGGGCGCCACCGCGATCTTCGAGGGCGAGACCATCCACGAGTGGCTGCACGACGGCCGCCACCTGCTCGGTTTCCCCTGCCACTGATTCCCCTGCCACTGACCTCCGTCTCCGCAAGGGAACCGAACCATGAACGTTTCCCCCCGCACGCTGCTCGTCAGGGGCATGCTCGCCGGCCTGCTGGCCGGTGCCGCCGCCTTCCTCGTCGCCTACCTCCTCGGTGAGTCCAAGGTGGACGCGGCGATCGCCATCGAAGAGGCCGCCGCGCACGGACACGACCACGGCGAGGAGGCCCCGGTCAGCCGGGCCCTCCAGGCCACGGCCGGCCTCGGCACCGGCGTCCTCCTGTACGGGGTCGCGCTCGGCGGCATCGCCGCGCTCGTCTACTGCTACGCCCTGGGCCGCATCGGCCGCTTCGGCCCGCGGGCCACGGCCGCGCTGGTGACGGCGAGCCTGTTCGTCACCGTGACCCTGGTGCCGTTCTTCAAGTACCCCGCCAATCCCCCGGCCGTCGGCGACCCCGAGACGGCCGCCCGGCGCACCGCCCTCTACCTCCTGATGATCGCCCTCAGCGCGCTGCTGGCGGCGGGCGCGCTGCTCCTCGGCCGGCGGCTCGCGCCGAGGCTCGGCAACTGGAACGCCTCGGTCGTCGCCGGCCTGGGCTTCGCCGTGGCCGTCGGAATCTCGTACGCGGTGCTGCCCGGCATCAACGAGGTCCCGGTGGGCTTCCCGGCGGCGCTGATCTGGGACTTCCGCCTCGCGTCCCTGGCCATCCAGACCACCCTGTGGACGACTTTCGGCCTGGCCTTCGCTTTTCTAGCCGAACGGGCCCTTGTGCCCACCTCCGCACCCAAGGAGGCTGTGCAGCCGATGAGTTGACCACGAGGGGGCCGGTAGTACATGCCGACGGCGATCAGGGAATGGCGGGGCTGGACGGGCGCGGCCCCGTTCTGGCTCAACTCGTTCCTGCTGCTCCTGGCCCCCTGCTGCGCCGTCACCCTGTTCGGCCAGATCGGCGTCATCGCCGCCCTGGCCGCCCTCGGCGGCCTGGCCCGCCACCTCTGGTACGGCGACTACGGCCACCCGGCCGTGCACCTCGCCGCCGTACTGATGGGGGCGGGCACCGCCGCCGTCGTCATGTGACCCGCTGAAGGCCGTCCTTCGAAGGGCACGGCCGAGCGGCGGCGCGGGAACGTGCCTACGCTGGAAGTGGCTCACAGGGAAGGCGGCGGAGTCATGATCGTTTTGCGCAGTCGGGCCCCCGCACTCGCCACTGCCGCCGCCCTGGCCGCCGCGGGCCTGCTGTGCGGGTACACGGATTCCGGCGGGAGGGCGTCTCCCACGGCGGAGGCGATGGCGCCGGCGTCCGCGCGGGGACAGCAGCCGGCCGACTGTCCGACCTCGCTGCCGGACAGTTTCTGGCGCGCACCCGTGGACACCCTTCCCGTGCACCCGAACTCCGCCGCGTACGTCGCCTCGATCGGTTCCGCGCAGCCCCTGCACCCGGACTTCGGATCGGGGCTCGTCGAAGGGCAGCCGTTCGGCATCCCCATCACCGTCTCGGACACGGCGGTGCCGGAAACGAAGGTCACCTTCGACTACGCCGAGGAGAGCGACACGTCCGGGTACCGCATCCCGCCGAACGCCGGGATCGAGAACGGTCCGGCGAGCGACGGGGACCGGCACGTCATCGTCTGGGACCGCGACCTCTGCAAGTCCTACGAGCTCTTCGACGCACGGAAGCAGACGGACACCGCCTGGCACGCCGGCTCGGGCGCGATCTTCGACCTGCGGAGCAACCAACTGCGGCCCGACGGATGGACATCGGCCGACGCCGCCGGCCTGGCCATCCTCCCCGGCCTCGCGCGCTACGAGGAGGCGGCGAGCGGGAGCATCGACCACGCGATCCGCATCACCGTGCCTCGCTCGGACCAGAGTTACATCTGGCCCGCCCGGCACCAGGCGGGCGCCGCGGCGGACGAGTCCCTGCCGCCCATGGGCCTGCGGCTGCGGCTCAAGAGCTCCGTGGACACCTCGCAGATGGCCCCGCAGGCCAGGGCCGTGGCCGAGGCGCTCAAGAAGTACGGTGCGATCGTCGCGGACAACGGCTCGCCCTGGTACCTCACCGGTGAAGAGAACTCCGGCTGGGACAACGCCCAGCTCGATGCCCTCAAGGACATCAAGGGGTCGGACTTCGAGGCGGTCGACACCTCCGGCATGCAGCAGTCTCCGGACTCGGGAGCCGTCGCGCCGAAGTGACCGGCCTACCGGCCTACCGGCCCACCGGCCCACCGGCCCACCGGCAGGTTCACCAGCGCGTCGGACAGCGGCCGTTCGCGCAAGGGGCATGGGCGTGACCACGTCCGCGCGCCTGCCGCGCACCACCGACACGCTCCGGGGGATCCCCGCGCACGACTCACCCGTTCGGGTGCACGCCTTCTGGCCCCGGCCGGGGGCGGGGGGACCCTCCGCGAGCTGCGAAGACGCCCGGATCGGGCGACGACACGCCCGTGACGCCATGTCAGTCCCCCGTGTTTCACAGGGTGCCGATGGGCAGAGGAGGTGTCCACTGCTCACATGACCCGGCCGTACGCGCCGGACAGGAGGGAATCCCATGCCCCGCGCCAAGTGGGTCGTCACCGCACTGACGGTGGCTCTGCTGGCCACCACCATCGTGGTGTTGCAGCGGACCGATGGGGCCGAGCACGCGGTCGCGACCACCGACGACGCGCTGCCCTCACGGGCGTTGGGGCTGTCCGGTCACCGCCGTCTCGTGCGGGAGCTGGAGCAGGCCGGCGAGCAGGCCCCCGGCCGGGGGGCAAGGCCGCCGGGAACCGCCGCCGGGCCGCTTCGGGCGGTCACCGAACCGCTCCGGGCCGCGCAGCCCCTGCGGTTGCGCATCCCGAGCCTGGGCGTCGACGTGCCGCTGACCGGCGGGCGCGAGGAGGTCTCCTGGGACACCGGCGGCCCGGCTCCGGGTGCGGCCGGGACGGCCGTGGTCACCGGGGACGGGCTCCGTCTCGGCGAGCTGCGGCGGGGCCGGACCATCGAGATCCCCCGCGCGGACCGCCGTACGGCCGTGTTCACCGTCGTACGCATCTCGCCCGGGGCCGTTGGCGGCCGGGAGGAAGCGGCCGGCCGGGCCCAACTCCGGCTGGTCGGCGGCGAGACCGCCGTGCTGGCCCGGCTGACCGGGCAGCGCCGCACGCACTGAACCCGCGCGGTGCCCCACCACCGGCGAGGGCGGCGAGTCATCTCCTCACCGGGTCGGGCCGCGCCCGTCGGCCGGAGCGGGCCGCACCGCCCGGCCGTCCGCCGTGGGGGGTGTCTTCGTCGCCCGGTCGGGGGCTTCTTGGGGCCCGTCCGGGAGTCTTTCGGCGTGGCGGGGCACACCCCTCGCATGAACGGAAGGCGACGCACGCGTTCGGCACTGACCAGGGCCCTGACCGTGGTGTGTGTCGTGCTGCTGTGCGTGTTCGGCGCCGGTCCGGCGGGCGCCGCGGCCGCCGAGCACCGTCCCTCCTCCACCGCGCCCCCGGCGCCCGCCGCGCCGGCCGCGCCCACTGCGCCGGCCGCACCCGCCGAGCCCACCGAGCCCGGCGAGGGCCAGTCCGATCCGGCCGCCGGCCCCGAAGCACGGGCGGCCGTACGGACGGTCGCGCGCAGCCTGACCGGCGTACGGCGGACACCGCTCGCGGTGTTTCACGTGAAACATGCGGACGGCCCGCCGTGCGGGCCCGCCGCGGGGACGGCCGATCCGGCCGCGTCCCTGCGGGCGGTACGGAGTGTGGTCCTGCGCTGCTGAGCGGGTCGAGGAGGGTCCGGCCCGACCGGCAGGGCACCCTCCAGCTCGCAGCGCAGCCCCCACACCCCCCCTGAGCACCGTGAGGTTCCGCCATGCCCATCGACCCCTACGCCGCACTGAACGCCATGCTCCGCGCCGAGGTCACCCGCTTCGCCCCGCCGGTCCACAAGGCCGAGCCGGCCGCCCCGCCGAAGACTCCGGCCGAGACCGTCGAGTCCGAGAGCGAACCGCAGCAGAACGCCACCACGGAAACGGCTGCGTAGGAGCGCGCCGCCCCTGACGTGGAGGAGCACCGGTTCCCCTGCCCTCGGCAACGGAGCGTGGTCACGTGAGGTTCGACCACGGGCACGGGAACCGGTGCCAACGTCAGTCCCGGCCCTGCGGCCCCGCGTGCGCGTGCGCGTCGGGCAGAGGTACGGACCCGGACCGGCCGAAAGTACGGCTACTTGCGGTTGTACAGCCGCATCGTGACGGGTCCGAACACCAGGACCAGGAGCCCCGACCACCCCAGTGACCAGGCGATCGCGGAGGCGGGCCACTCGCCCGCCATCAGGCCGCGCACGGTGGCCAGCATCTTCACCACGGTGGTCTTGCCGGCGCCGTTGGGGCCGAGCACGCCGTAGACGGTCCCCTCCGGGACCTTCAGGTCGACCCCGTCGACGGCCCGGTTGTCGCCGAAGACCTTGACGAGGCCGACCATCTCGATGGCGTGGCCGGCGGAAGGCGTGAGACTCAGTCCTCGCGCGTGTAGTAGCGGTAGAACGCGATCGCGCCGACGCCCACGGCGACGGCGAGGCCGACCACGACGGCCTTGAGGACGGACTGGCCGGTGAGGCTGTGCAGGTAGCCCACGGCGATGCCGCCGAAGGCCCCGTACGCGGCGGCGTGGGCCTCGCGCTTCATGCGGGGGCCGACCCGGGCCAGGCCGAACATGATCCCGGCGAAGAGCACGCCGCACAGGATCCCGTAGAAGACGTTGCCCGCGTCGACCGGGCCCGTCTGGCGCTGAATGAACGCGGCCCAGACGCCGTAGACGAGTCCGAGGAGCAGCGGGCGCGCGTAGGCGCTCTTGCTCAGGTGGGCCATGTCCGTCGACTGCCTGCTGTGCCGCCTGTGGGCGGTGGGTGCCGCATGTGCCATGACGGGCTCCTCTCTCCCATCATCCAGGGCACACCCACCGCCACCGACCGGCAAGTGGATCAACGGTCAGGGCGTGCGCACCGCCACGGCGTCGATCTCGAAGAGCATGCCGGGCAGGGCGAGCGCGGCGACCCCGATCAGGGTCTGGGCGGGCAGTTCGGTGCCCCATGTGGCGTGCAGGTGCTTGACGAGGACCTCCAGCTTCCGCTGGTCGTGGCCGACGACGTAGGTGCCGATGCGGACGACGTCGGCGGGGCCGAGGCCGACGGCCGCGAGGGCGGTGCGGAGATTGGCGAAGGCCCGCTCGACCTGGGCGGCGAAGTCGTCGGAGACGACGTGGCCGCTCTCGTCGGAGCCGTACTGGCCGGCGACGAAGACCTGCTCGCCCGGGGCGTGGACGATGTGGCTGTAGCCGTAGTCGGTCGGGGTGTGGAGTCCTGCCGGGTTGATGATGCTGCGCGTCATGCCGAGCTCCCTGTTTCCGTCTTCCGTTGCTGTTGCCGTGCCGTTGCCGATTTCCGTACGTGCGATGTGGTCTCGCTACTGCGCGGCGAGCCAGGCGCGGAGCCGCTCGGGGGCCCCGGGTGCCTGCCGTTCGGCCTGCTGCCGGATCTCGTCGAGGTTCTGGGCCGCCAGGGCCCTGCGCCAGGCCAGTTCGGCCCGGCTCATGGCGTGCGCGATGGCGCAGTCGGCGGCATCGGCCTCCGCGTCACCGGCGCCTGCACCAGCACCAGCACCGACGTCGGCACCGTCCGGGGCGCCGCCGCCGGGCCCCTGCCGGCGGATCTCCGCGCACCGGAAGGCCTCGTCGGGCCCCTCGACCGCGGCGACCACGTCCATGAGCGAGACGGCGGCGAGCGGGCGGGCCAGCCGGAAGCCGCCGCGGGGACCGGGGGTGGAGGTGACGATGCCCGCCCGGGCCAGCGCCTGGAGCTGCTTGTTGAGGTAGGCCGGGGGAAGGGCGTGCCACGCGGCGAGCCGCGCCGCCGACACGGCCCGGTCCGGGCCGCTCCAGGCCAGGTTGACGCAGCTGTGCAGCGCCCACTCGACACCCTCGCTCATCTTCATATTCTGGATATTAGATGTCCAGAATCAGGGAGGCAAGGCGCCACTCCCGCGGACGGCCCGCCACCCGCCCGCAGCAACACCGCTCGCGCCGCGGCCCGCGCGCGCTTTCCCTGGTGACGTGCGCACCATCCTGTCGGCGGTACTCATCGCGCTCGTGGCCCTGCTGGTGCCCGCGAGCGCCGTCGCGTACTGGGCCGATCACGAGCTGGGCGACGCCGACCGCTACACCGCCGCCATGTCCCCCCTGGCCGGGAATCAGGACGTGCAGCAGGTCGTCGTCACCCAGGTCACGCGCGCCCTCGCCGGGCAGATCGACGCGGGACCCTTCCAGATCGGGGTGGACGCCCTGCTCGGCGAAGCCCTGAACTCCTTCGCCGAAACCCCCGCCTACCGGACCGCCTGGGACGCGGCCAACCGCGCCGCCCACGCGGCCTTCCTCGACGCGCTGACCACCGGCCACGGCGACGCCCTCACGATCGACGTCGCGCCCGTCATCGCCCAGGTGAAGGGCGAACTCGTCGCCGACGGCGTGCCCTTCGCCGACCTCATCCCGGTGACGCACCTGTCCGTGAAGGTCATGGAGTACGACAACCTCGGCGCTCTCCGGGAAGGCTTCCGCATGCTCCAGCTCGCCGGCGTCTGGCTCCCCGCACTGACCGTGGTCCTGGCCGCGGCGGCCATCGCCATCGCCGTCCACCGGCGGCGCGCCGTGATGGCGACCGGACTGGGGCTCGCGGTCGGGGCCGTCCTGCTGTGGCTCGCGGTGGAGGTGTGCCGCCGGCTCACCCTGGACGACCTGCCCGCCGACATCGACCGGCCCGCCGCCGGGGCGGTGTACGACGCCCTCACCGCGTTCCTGCGCACCACCGCCTGGGTGGTGCTGGTCATCGGGCTCGCCGCCGCGCTCGTCGCATGGGTGATGGGCCGACTACGCCGCACCCCATAAGCTCGGAAGGTACCAACACACGCAGAACCACGCAGAAGAACCCAGAAGAACCGATTCGCGAGCGGCGGCACGGAAGCGGGATGAGCACCGAACGCACCGAACACATATCGTCGCGGCGAGCCCGGCACCATCCGCTCGCTCCCCCTTCCTGGCTGCTCCAGGGACTCAAGCCGAGCTCCGCACCGATCCCCTGGGCCGCCGTGGCCCGGGCGGCGGTCGCCCTGTCCGCCCCGCTCGCCGTCGGCTTCGCCCTGGACGAGCCGGAGTACGGCGCACTCGCCTCCATGGGCGCCCTCTCCGGCGTCATCGGCGACACCGCCGACGCCTACCGGATGCGGGTCCTCAACATCGCCGTCCCGCAGCTCTTCGGCGCCGTCGGCGTGGCCCTGGGCACCCTGGTCTACGGCAACGGCTGGCTCGCCGTCGGCGTCCTCACCCTCATCGCCCTGGTCTCCGGGATGATCTCCTCCATCGGCACGGTCGCCTCCGTGTCCGGACTGCTGCTCCTGCTCAACGCGGTGATCGGCGCCGGGATCCCGATGCCGGAGCCCTGGTGGACGGCCCCGCTGCTGCTGAGCGCGGGCGGGCTGTTCGTCCTCGCGCTCAGCCTGCTGGGCTGGCCGCTGCGCGGACGGCAGCCCGAACGCGCCGCGGTCGCCGCCACCTACCGGGCCCTGGCCGACGCCCTGGAGGCCGCCGGACGCCCCGGCTCCGCCTACGACGAGCGCCGCCTGGACGTCACCCAGGCCCTGAACCAGGCCTACGACCTGGTGCTCGGCCGCCGGGCCCGGGTACACGGGCGCAGCCCCTCACTCGTGCGGATGCTGGCCCAGCTCAATGTGGTGATCCCCCTCGTGGAGGCCGCGCCCGCCGCACACCTGCGCGGCCGGCCGCTGCCGCCCGAGATCCCGGCGGCCGTACGGTCCCTCGCCACCGCCGTCGAGGAGGGCCGCACCGGAACGCCCGTACTGGAGCTGCCCGCCGCGCACACCCCGGCCGAGCAGGCCGTCGACGGGGCCCTGCGCCACGCGGCCAGGATCGTGTACCTCGCCGAACCGGACCCGTACAACGTGGACGACCGCCTCGGCCGGCCCGCCGCGCTGCGGGTGCGGGCCCGGCGGGCCGTGCGCGACATGATGCTGTCCCGGGCCTCCTGGCGGTACGGGCTGCGCCTCGCGCTGTGCATCGGGCTCGCGCAGATCCTCGTATCGGTGATCGAGTTCGAGCGGTCCTACTGGGTCGCGCTGACCGTCACCTTCGTCCTCAAGCCCGACTTCGGCTCGGTGTTCTCCCGCGCCGTGCTGCGCGCGCTCGGCACCGCCGGCGGGCTGGTCATCGCGGCCGCCGTCCTCGCCGAGGTGCCGCGCGGCTGGGCGGTCGTGCCGGTGATGATGGTGCTCGCCGGGCTGATCCCGGCCTTCTCCGTCAAGGGGTACGCCTTCCAGACCGCCGCGATCACCCCGGTGATCCTGCTGCTCTCGGACATGCTCAACCACCAGGGCTTCGACCTGATCCGCCCCCGGCTGCTGGACAGCCTGATCGGCTGCGCCATCACCCTCGTCGCGGGGTACCTGCTGTGGCCCGAGAGCTGGCACACCCGGATCGGGGACCGGCTCGCCGACACCGTGGACGACGCCGCCCGCTACGTGGAACGGGCCTTCGCGCCGGCCGCGGACGACGCCGCGCGCGCGGCGGCGCGGACCGCCCGCCTCCAGGCCCGGCGGCGCATCTACCGGGACCTGTCGGGCGTGCGCAGCGAGTTCCAGCGGGCGCTGACGGAACCCCCGCCGACGGGCACGCGGGCCACGGCGTGGTGGCCGCTCGTGGTCGCCGTCGAGCGGATCGTGGACGCGACCACCGCCGCGCGGGTCCGGGTCAACCACGGGGCTCCGCCGCCCACGGCGGACGAGGTGGAGGGGATCGTACGGCAGCTGCGCGAACTGGCCGGGCGGGTCCGCAGCAGCACGACGCCGGTACGGGTCGAGGCGGAGCCGCAGGGCGATTCCTCGGGCGTCCTGGCCCCGGTCCACCAGGAACTCGCGGCCGCCAGAGCCATCACCCAACCGGACCCCTGACCCTGGCCGGAACGGCTTCGCGGGCCCTGCCCGCAGCCGTCCACCCAGCCCGCCCCTTCCCGAAACCGGGCTCCGCCCGGGCAAATCCAGCCCCGCCGGCGTTTGAGGCGCGGGGTCCGGGGCGGAGCCCCGGTGCGGCCGGCAGGCCGGTGTCCCGGCGGGAGCCCGCTGCGGCCGGCAGGCGGGAGCCCAAGGCGGCCGGCAGGCCGGTGGCCGGTCGGCCCGTCCCCCGGATGGGCCTGAGTCCGGGCCGGGAGCCGCCCGGCGGGAGAGCATCGGAGCATGCACCGCGCCCCCGCCGTGATCGTCCTCGCCGTGGTCCTCACGGCGTGCGCCGACGTCGAGGGCCTCCAGAGCGAGGGCGACCTCGGCACCGTGCACGCCCCGCAGAGCCTGTGGAAGGACATCCGCCCCGCCCCGCCCGAACCCGGCCAGGAGCCCGGCACGGCCGCCGTCGTCCCCGGCCTCCCCCCGGTGCCGGCCCTCAGCATGCGCGGCGTGAACGCGCTGGACGCCGTACGCGCCGACATCACCTCCGCCACCGAGCAGGACGGCGGGTCGGGCCGGCTCGTCGACCCCCGCGCCGTCCGGCGGCTCGCGCTCTGCACACAGGCTGTGGACGGCGGCGCCGACTGCCCGGTGCGGCCCCCGGTCCTGCACGACCTCACCGGCGACGGGCGGGAGGAGCTGATCACCGCCCTCGACATCGACGGCCGCCTCAGCGAGCTGCGCGTCTACACCGTCCGGGACGACGGCCGGATCGCCCGGATCCTGTCCCGGCGCGCGGTGCTGGAGGGCGTGGAGGTGGCGGCCGAGCACCTGGCGGTCCGCGAGCCGACGTCGAACTCCCAGTACGTCGGCGTCTCCGACTACGTGTGGGACCCGAAGGCCGGGATCATGAACCTGTCCCAGCTCACCCTCGACGAGTGCCCCGGCCTCACGGACGTCCCGCTGAGCGGAGACAGCCGGCGATGCGCGCGCTGAGCAGCCTGCGCTGGAAGATCGCCCTGACCACCACCATGGTGTGCTGCATGGTGGCCGCCGCACTCGGAATCCTCGTGCACAACGTGGTCGCCCGGCAGATCGTCGGGGAGGTCCGCAAGGAGGCGGACACGGAGCTGGACCACGCCCTCGGCCACTACGAGTACGGCACCGCGCACGGCGACGTGAACGCCGCCCTGGACCC of the Streptomyces sp. NBC_01294 genome contains:
- a CDS encoding aspartate aminotransferase family protein, yielding MNAEADALATVKDADRKHVFHSWSAQELIDPLAVAGAEGSYFWDYQGNRFLDFSSALVYTNIGYQHPKVTAAIQEQAAKLCTVAPGFAVDVRSEAARLIAERTPGDLDKIFFTNAGAEAVENAVRMARLHTGRPKVLSAYRSYHGATSTAINLTGDARRFGNDTATAGVVHFWGPFAYRSPFYATTEAEECERALRHLEDTIVFEGPQSIAAIILETVGGAPGVLVHPDGYLRGVRALCDRYGIVFVLDEIMVGFGRTGKWFASEHWDVTPDLICFAKGVTSGYVPLGGVAISAAIAETFARRPYPGGLTYSGHVLACAAAVATINVMEEEGIVEQSARTGAELLGPGLRALAERHPSVGEVRGLGTFWALELVRSKETREPLVPYNAAGADNAPMAEFGAACKKGGLWPLIAGNRIHVAPPCNITPQDVAKGLAILDEALSVADAHTV
- the pucL gene encoding factor-independent urate hydroxylase, whose amino-acid sequence is MSKHVLAQNQYGKAENRIVKVTRKGGDGSWHEIRDLNVSVALRGEFRDVHLTGDNANCLPTDTTKNTVYAFGKEHGIESPEAFGILLAKHFVSSQQPIREAQIRIEEYVWDRIPVPTRKEQHSFVRKGQEVRTAQITYSETTGLQVISGLKDLTVMNSTNSEFHGYIKDKYTTLQEAYDRILATKVTARWAHSALAADDAGYDWDQSYKKVRKNMLEAFAETYSYSLQQTLNQMAERVLDNCPRVNEVRLNLPNKHHFLVDLEPFGLKNDNEVYFAADRMYGLIEGTVHRDGVQPVIATSDWIVA
- a CDS encoding histidine phosphatase family protein, encoding MKTPLIRVHLVRLPLDAAARQGCFGHARPCPGYEGLRGLDTGEWAGRTLDEVAAEDPAAVHAWLTDPGYAPPGGESVGALIARVGAELAGLAAGTHRAVVEQAVVRAAVVHALDLPAAAFWRLDVRPESVTTLTGRAGRWNLLVGQPEDGSQQDRQ
- a CDS encoding CbtB domain-containing protein; amino-acid sequence: MAHSAVPTTNAPAIAPISLSALAPWAAFVGILMLVLLYFVGAEQGATAIFEGETIHEWLHDGRHLLGFPCH
- a CDS encoding CbtA family protein, with translation MNVSPRTLLVRGMLAGLLAGAAAFLVAYLLGESKVDAAIAIEEAAAHGHDHGEEAPVSRALQATAGLGTGVLLYGVALGGIAALVYCYALGRIGRFGPRATAALVTASLFVTVTLVPFFKYPANPPAVGDPETAARRTALYLLMIALSALLAAGALLLGRRLAPRLGNWNASVVAGLGFAVAVGISYAVLPGINEVPVGFPAALIWDFRLASLAIQTTLWTTFGLAFAFLAERALVPTSAPKEAVQPMS
- a CDS encoding class F sortase, which produces MPRAKWVVTALTVALLATTIVVLQRTDGAEHAVATTDDALPSRALGLSGHRRLVRELEQAGEQAPGRGARPPGTAAGPLRAVTEPLRAAQPLRLRIPSLGVDVPLTGGREEVSWDTGGPAPGAAGTAVVTGDGLRLGELRRGRTIEIPRADRRTAVFTVVRISPGAVGGREEAAGRAQLRLVGGETAVLARLTGQRRTH
- a CDS encoding RidA family protein, which encodes MTRSIINPAGLHTPTDYGYSHIVHAPGEQVFVAGQYGSDESGHVVSDDFAAQVERAFANLRTALAAVGLGPADVVRIGTYVVGHDQRKLEVLVKHLHATWGTELPAQTLIGVAALALPGMLFEIDAVAVRTP
- a CDS encoding RrF2 family transcriptional regulator, producing the protein MSEGVEWALHSCVNLAWSGPDRAVSAARLAAWHALPPAYLNKQLQALARAGIVTSTPGPRGGFRLARPLAAVSLMDVVAAVEGPDEAFRCAEIRRQGPGGGAPDGADVGAGAGAGAGDAEADAADCAIAHAMSRAELAWRRALAAQNLDEIRQQAERQAPGAPERLRAWLAAQ
- a CDS encoding FUSC family protein — protein: MSTERTEHISSRRARHHPLAPPSWLLQGLKPSSAPIPWAAVARAAVALSAPLAVGFALDEPEYGALASMGALSGVIGDTADAYRMRVLNIAVPQLFGAVGVALGTLVYGNGWLAVGVLTLIALVSGMISSIGTVASVSGLLLLLNAVIGAGIPMPEPWWTAPLLLSAGGLFVLALSLLGWPLRGRQPERAAVAATYRALADALEAAGRPGSAYDERRLDVTQALNQAYDLVLGRRARVHGRSPSLVRMLAQLNVVIPLVEAAPAAHLRGRPLPPEIPAAVRSLATAVEEGRTGTPVLELPAAHTPAEQAVDGALRHAARIVYLAEPDPYNVDDRLGRPAALRVRARRAVRDMMLSRASWRYGLRLALCIGLAQILVSVIEFERSYWVALTVTFVLKPDFGSVFSRAVLRALGTAGGLVIAAAVLAEVPRGWAVVPVMMVLAGLIPAFSVKGYAFQTAAITPVILLLSDMLNHQGFDLIRPRLLDSLIGCAITLVAGYLLWPESWHTRIGDRLADTVDDAARYVERAFAPAADDAARAAARTARLQARRRIYRDLSGVRSEFQRALTEPPPTGTRATAWWPLVVAVERIVDATTAARVRVNHGAPPPTADEVEGIVRQLRELAGRVRSSTTPVRVEAEPQGDSSGVLAPVHQELAAARAITQPDP